From a single Triplophysa rosa linkage group LG1, Trosa_1v2, whole genome shotgun sequence genomic region:
- the cdh15 gene encoding cadherin-15 isoform X2 — protein sequence MLNVMWVCGSKQVKQRDLNPAALYPWLHRSAGTQVRVKRDWIIPPIRVLENSKQVPEDLVQIKSDKIFTGEVIYMLEGPGVDQDPKGLFEIDDKTGWIKSQMPLDREKHRSFKLKAFALSPSGERLESPTTIEIYVLDQNDNRPVFTQNEFIGTIPEFSVPGTSVMQVSAVDADDPTTDNAALSYSVIGQETVPPNSINKTMFGINNKTGVIYIRDVGLDRDVVQSIKLTLQVADMSGMGLTSIGRAIITISDINNHAPKFQPDQYKMYALENKHIAEVGRINATDKDQRGGVNWKMIYKISSGDPAGHFSVRTDPVTNQGIISVVKPLDFESQVEHRLTVTAENAVNVKGPYERVQSATVTVTVVNENEAPVFYKNPIKVSVAESAVPSTVLVSDIAHDPDNAKLRYEIIEDPENWLFIDHATGQISVRRTFNIRSPHVKNNIYSAVVKVIDQDADGVFTTATLEVTLWETNDYAPVLIPSSGTVCSDRDRDKLGLLLSAVDQDMSPQSDPFTFYIVDQSVAVNWTIITLNETHAVLQPLIDIESGEFSVPVVVSDSGSPPLSSSSLVNVTVCPCDSFGDCKSFTAAMFGTRMGISFIALMLIMGSVALLLLLLVLAVAVRGCRRQNVKRDGGLLVGASDEDIRDNVFHYDEQGGGEEDEDAFNIDFLRNPSDGIPPPVGFFPQNRSLPRGKQPLRKDAPHNLPSPTYPRKLAGEPTDIEDFINVGLDAADADPNVPPYDTALIYDFEGDGSVAGSLSSIASMSSDGDQDYDYLNDWGPRFKKLANMYDPR from the exons GTGTGCGGTAGTAAACaggtaaagcagagagatctaAACCCAGCGGCGCTGTATCCATGGCTACACAGGAGCGCAGGTACACAGGTCCGAGTGAAGAGAGATTGGATCATTCCACCCATCAGAGTTTTGGAAAACAGCAAACAGGTTCCTGAAGATCTGGTGCAG ATCAAATCTGACAAGATTTTCACCGGGGAGGTGATATACATGCTGGAGGGTCCCGGGGTGGATCAGGACCCCAAAGGCCTCTTTGAAATTGACGATAAAACGGGATGGATCAAAAGTCAAATGCCACTGGACAGAGAAAAACACAGGAGCTTTAAG CTCAAAGCCTTTGCACTTTCTCCCAGTGGAGAGAGATTGGAGAGTCCCACCACCATTGAGATTTATGTTCTAGATCAGAATGACAACAGACCTGTATTTACACAGAATGAGTTCATCGGCACAATCCCAGAATTCTCTGTTCCAG GTACTTCAGTCATGCAGGTGTCAGCAGTAGATGCTGATGATCCTACGACGGATAACGCAGCTCTGAGTTACTCCGTCATTGGCCAGGAGACCGTCCCACCCAACAGCATCAACAAGACCATGTTTGGCATCAACAACAAAACAGGAGTCATCTACATACGAGACGTGGGGCTAGACCGAGAC GTGGTGCAGTCTATTAAGTTGACTCTGCAGGTGGCTGACATGTCTGGAATGGGTCTCACCTCCATCGGCCGCGCCATCATTACTATTTCTGACATTAACAACCACGCTCCGAAATTCCAGCCTGACCAG TATAAAATGTACGCGCTGGAGAACAAGCACATCGCGGAGGTGGGCAGGATCAATGCGACGGATAAAGACCAGAGAGGTGGAGTAAACTGGAAAATGATTTACAAAATCTCAAGCGGAGATCCCGCAGGACACTTCAGTGTCCGCACAGACCCCGTGACCAACCAGGGCATCATTTCTGTGGTTAAG CCGCTGGACTTTGAGTCTCAGGTGGAGCATCGGCTCACTGTCACAGCTGAAAACGCAGTGAATGTCAAAGGTCCGTATGAGCGAGTACAAAGCGCCACAGTCACAGTCACTGTGGTGAATGAAAACGAAGCCCCCGTCTTCTATAAAAACCCCATTAAAGTGTCTGTCGCCGAGTCTGCCGTTCCCAGCACCGTCCTCGTCTCAGACATCGCACATGATCCGGATAACGCCAAGCTACG GTATGAAATCATTGAGGATCCCGAGAACTGGCTTTTTATCGACCACGCTACTGGACAGATCTCCGTCAGGAGAACCTTCAACATCCGCTCCCCACATGTCAAGAACAACATCTACTCGGCCGTCGTAAAGGTCATAGATCAGG ATGCTGATGGGGTGTTCACGACAGCCACGCTGGAGGTCACTCTTTGGGAAACCAACGATTACGCACCCGTCCTGATCCCCTCCAGCGGGACGGTGTGCAGTGATCGAGACCGAGATAAACTGGGTCTCCTGCTCAGCGCTGTGGATCAGGACATGTCGCCTCAATCCGACCCCTTCACTTTTTACATAGTGGACCAAAGCGTGGCCGTCAACTGGACCATAATAACTCTGAATG AGACGCACGCTGTTCTTCAGCCACTGATCGACATCGAGAGCGGCGAATTCTCCGTTCCTGTGGTCGTGTCAGACTCTGGTTCTCCTCCGCTGTCCTCATCCTCTCTGGTTAATGTCACTGTGTGTCCCTGCGATAGTTTCGGAGACTGCAAGAGCTTCACAGCAGCCATGTTTGGCACCAGAATGGGCATAAGCTTCATTGCTCTGATGCTCATTATGGGCAGCGTCGCTCTTCTGTTGT TGCTGCTTGTCCTGGCGGTGGCCGTGAGGGGCTGCAGGAGACAGAACGTGAAGAGAGACGGTGGGCTGCTGGTCGGGGCGTCTGATGAGGACATCAGAGACAACGTCTTTCATTACGATGAGCAGGGAGGTGGAGAAGAGGATGAG GATGCATTTAACATTGACTTTCTGAGGAACCCGAGTGACGGGATTCCTCCACCCGTCGGATTTTTCCCTCAAAACCGCAGCTTGCCGAGAGGAAAACAACCTCTGAGGAAAGATGCTCCACATAACCTCCCCTCTCCCACATATCCCCGCAAACTCGCGGGAGAACCGACGGACATCGAGGATTTTATTAATGTT GGTCTTGACGCCGCAGATGCCGACCCGAACGTCCCGCCCTACGACACGGCTCTGATCTACGACTTTGAGGGTGATGGGTCCGTGGCAGGCAGTTTGAGCTCTATCGCCTCCATGAGTTCAGACGGCGATCAGGACTACGATTATCTCAATGACTGGGGACCACGCTTTAAAAAACTGGCTAACATGTATGACCCACGTTAA
- the cdh15 gene encoding cadherin-15 isoform X1, with product MMKAVVLLGVLMAVLCQVCGSKQVKQRDLNPAALYPWLHRSAGTQVRVKRDWIIPPIRVLENSKQVPEDLVQIKSDKIFTGEVIYMLEGPGVDQDPKGLFEIDDKTGWIKSQMPLDREKHRSFKLKAFALSPSGERLESPTTIEIYVLDQNDNRPVFTQNEFIGTIPEFSVPGTSVMQVSAVDADDPTTDNAALSYSVIGQETVPPNSINKTMFGINNKTGVIYIRDVGLDRDVVQSIKLTLQVADMSGMGLTSIGRAIITISDINNHAPKFQPDQYKMYALENKHIAEVGRINATDKDQRGGVNWKMIYKISSGDPAGHFSVRTDPVTNQGIISVVKPLDFESQVEHRLTVTAENAVNVKGPYERVQSATVTVTVVNENEAPVFYKNPIKVSVAESAVPSTVLVSDIAHDPDNAKLRYEIIEDPENWLFIDHATGQISVRRTFNIRSPHVKNNIYSAVVKVIDQDADGVFTTATLEVTLWETNDYAPVLIPSSGTVCSDRDRDKLGLLLSAVDQDMSPQSDPFTFYIVDQSVAVNWTIITLNETHAVLQPLIDIESGEFSVPVVVSDSGSPPLSSSSLVNVTVCPCDSFGDCKSFTAAMFGTRMGISFIALMLIMGSVALLLLLLVLAVAVRGCRRQNVKRDGGLLVGASDEDIRDNVFHYDEQGGGEEDEDAFNIDFLRNPSDGIPPPVGFFPQNRSLPRGKQPLRKDAPHNLPSPTYPRKLAGEPTDIEDFINVGLDAADADPNVPPYDTALIYDFEGDGSVAGSLSSIASMSSDGDQDYDYLNDWGPRFKKLANMYDPR from the exons ATGATGAAGGCCGTGGTGCTCCTGGGTGTTTTGATGGCTGTTTTGTGTCAG GTGTGCGGTAGTAAACaggtaaagcagagagatctaAACCCAGCGGCGCTGTATCCATGGCTACACAGGAGCGCAGGTACACAGGTCCGAGTGAAGAGAGATTGGATCATTCCACCCATCAGAGTTTTGGAAAACAGCAAACAGGTTCCTGAAGATCTGGTGCAG ATCAAATCTGACAAGATTTTCACCGGGGAGGTGATATACATGCTGGAGGGTCCCGGGGTGGATCAGGACCCCAAAGGCCTCTTTGAAATTGACGATAAAACGGGATGGATCAAAAGTCAAATGCCACTGGACAGAGAAAAACACAGGAGCTTTAAG CTCAAAGCCTTTGCACTTTCTCCCAGTGGAGAGAGATTGGAGAGTCCCACCACCATTGAGATTTATGTTCTAGATCAGAATGACAACAGACCTGTATTTACACAGAATGAGTTCATCGGCACAATCCCAGAATTCTCTGTTCCAG GTACTTCAGTCATGCAGGTGTCAGCAGTAGATGCTGATGATCCTACGACGGATAACGCAGCTCTGAGTTACTCCGTCATTGGCCAGGAGACCGTCCCACCCAACAGCATCAACAAGACCATGTTTGGCATCAACAACAAAACAGGAGTCATCTACATACGAGACGTGGGGCTAGACCGAGAC GTGGTGCAGTCTATTAAGTTGACTCTGCAGGTGGCTGACATGTCTGGAATGGGTCTCACCTCCATCGGCCGCGCCATCATTACTATTTCTGACATTAACAACCACGCTCCGAAATTCCAGCCTGACCAG TATAAAATGTACGCGCTGGAGAACAAGCACATCGCGGAGGTGGGCAGGATCAATGCGACGGATAAAGACCAGAGAGGTGGAGTAAACTGGAAAATGATTTACAAAATCTCAAGCGGAGATCCCGCAGGACACTTCAGTGTCCGCACAGACCCCGTGACCAACCAGGGCATCATTTCTGTGGTTAAG CCGCTGGACTTTGAGTCTCAGGTGGAGCATCGGCTCACTGTCACAGCTGAAAACGCAGTGAATGTCAAAGGTCCGTATGAGCGAGTACAAAGCGCCACAGTCACAGTCACTGTGGTGAATGAAAACGAAGCCCCCGTCTTCTATAAAAACCCCATTAAAGTGTCTGTCGCCGAGTCTGCCGTTCCCAGCACCGTCCTCGTCTCAGACATCGCACATGATCCGGATAACGCCAAGCTACG GTATGAAATCATTGAGGATCCCGAGAACTGGCTTTTTATCGACCACGCTACTGGACAGATCTCCGTCAGGAGAACCTTCAACATCCGCTCCCCACATGTCAAGAACAACATCTACTCGGCCGTCGTAAAGGTCATAGATCAGG ATGCTGATGGGGTGTTCACGACAGCCACGCTGGAGGTCACTCTTTGGGAAACCAACGATTACGCACCCGTCCTGATCCCCTCCAGCGGGACGGTGTGCAGTGATCGAGACCGAGATAAACTGGGTCTCCTGCTCAGCGCTGTGGATCAGGACATGTCGCCTCAATCCGACCCCTTCACTTTTTACATAGTGGACCAAAGCGTGGCCGTCAACTGGACCATAATAACTCTGAATG AGACGCACGCTGTTCTTCAGCCACTGATCGACATCGAGAGCGGCGAATTCTCCGTTCCTGTGGTCGTGTCAGACTCTGGTTCTCCTCCGCTGTCCTCATCCTCTCTGGTTAATGTCACTGTGTGTCCCTGCGATAGTTTCGGAGACTGCAAGAGCTTCACAGCAGCCATGTTTGGCACCAGAATGGGCATAAGCTTCATTGCTCTGATGCTCATTATGGGCAGCGTCGCTCTTCTGTTGT TGCTGCTTGTCCTGGCGGTGGCCGTGAGGGGCTGCAGGAGACAGAACGTGAAGAGAGACGGTGGGCTGCTGGTCGGGGCGTCTGATGAGGACATCAGAGACAACGTCTTTCATTACGATGAGCAGGGAGGTGGAGAAGAGGATGAG GATGCATTTAACATTGACTTTCTGAGGAACCCGAGTGACGGGATTCCTCCACCCGTCGGATTTTTCCCTCAAAACCGCAGCTTGCCGAGAGGAAAACAACCTCTGAGGAAAGATGCTCCACATAACCTCCCCTCTCCCACATATCCCCGCAAACTCGCGGGAGAACCGACGGACATCGAGGATTTTATTAATGTT GGTCTTGACGCCGCAGATGCCGACCCGAACGTCCCGCCCTACGACACGGCTCTGATCTACGACTTTGAGGGTGATGGGTCCGTGGCAGGCAGTTTGAGCTCTATCGCCTCCATGAGTTCAGACGGCGATCAGGACTACGATTATCTCAATGACTGGGGACCACGCTTTAAAAAACTGGCTAACATGTATGACCCACGTTAA